A window of the Halalkalicoccus subterraneus genome harbors these coding sequences:
- a CDS encoding winged helix-turn-helix domain-containing protein → MTGTDAETIEDLPPSAKLVFKVLEYNGSLTQKQIVGESMLSARTVRYALERLERIDIVEEDIYFADARQNLYTLDEQAVVADGGPDEACCAE, encoded by the coding sequence ATGACCGGAACGGATGCGGAAACGATCGAGGACCTCCCGCCGAGCGCGAAACTCGTCTTCAAAGTGCTCGAGTATAACGGGTCGCTCACCCAGAAACAGATCGTCGGCGAGTCGATGCTCTCGGCGCGAACGGTTCGCTACGCATTAGAGCGCCTCGAGCGCATCGACATCGTCGAGGAGGACATCTACTTCGCCGATGCCCGCCAGAACCTCTATACGCTCGACGAGCAGGCGGTCGTCGCCGACGGCGGCCCCGACGAAGCCTGCTGTGCCGAGTAG
- a CDS encoding EMC6-like membrane protein, giving the protein MATEAVEQRTAHIRAVTVTAIASLAGVGAGVASSALASNAGDPIALAVLGALVLVQFPLLKGTGIVEEFSGKDRVFVVFMTFCLWFVTWGILLTTGASI; this is encoded by the coding sequence ATGGCAACCGAAGCGGTCGAACAGCGCACGGCCCATATCCGGGCGGTGACGGTCACGGCGATCGCCTCGCTCGCGGGCGTCGGCGCGGGGGTCGCCTCCTCGGCGCTCGCGAGCAACGCCGGCGATCCCATCGCCCTCGCGGTGCTCGGTGCGCTCGTTCTGGTGCAGTTTCCCCTGTTGAAGGGGACGGGAATCGTCGAGGAGTTCTCGGGCAAGGACCGGGTGTTCGTCGTGTTCATGACGTTCTGTCTCTGGTTCGTCACCTGGGGCATCCTGCTGACCACCGGGGCCTCGATCTGA
- a CDS encoding ATP-binding cassette domain-containing protein — protein sequence MADDSIAVVDLDRCQPDRCSYECANYCPPNRTGKECITQRGEDAEEGGPDQIRISEEICLGETCGICVEKCPFDAIEIINLPQELQDEPVHRYGENAFSLYGLPIPIEGQVTGILGPNGIGKSTAVNILSGELTPNLGQYEEPPGWDAVLDAYRGTELQEYIREVRDGEVNVARKPQYVDQIPKQFDGNTRQLLEHTDERGALDELVERLSISPVMDQGIDELSGGELQRVAIAACLARDADFYFLDEITPYLDIGQR from the coding sequence ATGGCCGACGACAGCATCGCAGTGGTCGACCTCGACAGATGTCAGCCCGACCGCTGTAGCTACGAGTGTGCGAACTACTGCCCGCCCAACCGGACGGGAAAGGAGTGTATCACCCAGCGCGGTGAGGACGCAGAGGAGGGCGGCCCCGACCAGATCCGCATCTCGGAGGAGATCTGTCTCGGCGAGACCTGCGGGATCTGCGTCGAGAAGTGCCCCTTCGACGCCATCGAGATCATCAACCTGCCCCAGGAACTGCAGGACGAACCCGTCCATAGGTATGGAGAAAACGCCTTTTCACTCTATGGTCTCCCGATCCCCATCGAGGGTCAGGTCACCGGGATTTTGGGTCCCAACGGGATCGGGAAGTCCACGGCAGTCAACATCCTCTCGGGCGAGCTCACGCCGAACCTCGGCCAGTACGAGGAGCCGCCCGGTTGGGACGCCGTGCTGGACGCCTATCGCGGCACCGAACTGCAGGAGTACATCCGCGAGGTGCGCGACGGCGAGGTCAACGTCGCGCGAAAGCCCCAGTACGTCGACCAGATCCCCAAACAGTTCGACGGCAACACCCGCCAGTTGCTCGAACACACCGACGAGCGCGGCGCGCTCGATGAACTCGTCGAGCGTCTCTCGATCTCACCCGTCATGGATCAGGGCATCGACGAGCTCTCGGGCGGGGAGCTTCAACGGGTGGCGATCGCGGCGTGTCTGGCGCGGGACGCCGACTTCTACTTCCTCGACGAGATCACGCCGTATCTCGACATCGGTCAGCGG